Proteins encoded together in one Telopea speciosissima isolate NSW1024214 ecotype Mountain lineage unplaced genomic scaffold, Tspe_v1 Tspe_v1.0974, whole genome shotgun sequence window:
- the LOC122648404 gene encoding lon protease homolog 2, peroxisomal-like — protein MCTIAMTEIEFLIFVYLHVQILAAHRYGIKRVILPERNLKDLVEVPSAVRNCMEIVLVKRVEDVLEQAFEGGCPWRQRAKL, from the exons ATGTGTACTATTGCAATGACGGAAATTGAGTTTctgatttttgtttatttgcatGTTCAGATATTGGCTGCACATCGTTATGGTATCAAACGGGTTATCCTACCGGAGAGGAACTTGAAGGACTTGGTTGAAGTGCCATCAGCTGTTCGTAACTGCATGGAG ATAGTGTTGGTAAAGCGGGTGGAAGACGTGTTGGAACAGGCATTTGAGGGAGGTTGCCCTTGGAGACAGCGTGCAAAATTATGA